In Paludibaculum fermentans, the genomic stretch AGTGCTCTTGCCGTTTAGAAGTGATCCCGAAAGCGCCGTCGATGATGAGCTCTATTTATTCTCGGCGGATGGCAAGTTATTATGGAAACGGCATTTCGGAAAACCGGTTGTCCGAAATGGGGTCAGCCAGAAAGGGCCCTTCACTGTGCGGCGATTGGCTCTGGTTCCGATTAAGGGACGCAAAGAGTCAAGAATCCTGGTGGTCGCGAATCATCGGCTGCACTCCCCGACGTTGATCTCTCTTCTGGACATCAGCGGCAACACACAGAGGGAGTATTGGCACGCCGGGCACATTACCTGCCTGATGATAGAGACCCAGAAGAGCGATGGCCGGTCCGCGATCTACCTGGGCGGGATTGCCAATGGCTACCGGGCCGCGGACCTGACGGTTCTCGATCCCGAGAAGTTCAGTGGGGCGTCCGTCGAGTCGGATCCGGAAGAGCGGATAGTCAGTGACCTGCCGACAGTCGAGAAGGCGAGGCTCCTCTTTCCGCGATCCTCGCTGAATCTGGCAACAAACCCCTACAACTTCACGGAGAAGTTGATGCGCGTGGGCGACAGCCTGTTGGTAGGCACAAGTGAGAATCCGGCAGGGTCCGACAAAGCCTCCAATATGTACTACTTCGGGCCGAAACTGGTGCTGGAGCGGGTGCAGGCCGCGGACATGAATCGGGCGACCTTCCACAAGCTGCATCAACAGGGCATCATCCCCGCCGACCTGACGGAGAAAGAGATCGCCTCCTATCGTCAGATTCGAATGCTCACACCCTGGCAGGATTGATCCTGGTCAGAGTGCCTCCAGCACCACCACACTGCGGGGTGTGGCATCGTACCAGACCTGAGAGTCCAGATTCGGGCCTCGCGGGCCGTCCCGGTTTGTGTCTTCCACCAATGTCCAGCGCCGGGTATCGGTGAGTAGCGGCAGTTGGAAGCGCAGGTTCTCCCAGAACGAGTTGGCGATGAAGTAGATGCGTTCGCTGCCCCATTCCAGCTCAATCGCGAGCGCGTGGGAGTCTGGACCCCAGTCTGGCGCATGCGGGAAAACACCATGAAAGGTGACGCGAGTGTGCGGTTCGCCGGCCTGGGCACCCCAGTCGATATGCCGGAAAGCATCACGGCTGGCCCGGAACGAGATCATTCGGCGGAAGAAGGCGACCATCTCCGAGTTGGACTCGGTGAGTGTCCAGTCGACCCAACTGGTGGCATTGTCCTGGCAGTAGGCGTTGTTGTTGCCGCCCTGCGTGCGGGCCATCTCGTCGCCGGCCAGGATCATGGGGACCCCACCGCTGAGTAGGAGCAGCGACGCCATGTTGCGCATTTGCCGGCGGCGTAAGGTGTTGATGGACTCGTCCTTCGTCGGGCCTTCCAGACCACAGTTCCAGCTGTTGTTGTCGTTGGCGCCGTCACGGTTCTGCT encodes the following:
- a CDS encoding MerR family transcriptional regulator, whose protein sequence is MTWGIHAKSWYLGYLVISEVVFSLSSQNEQARLLHSWKEIAAFFGVTVRTVQNWEEERGLPVHRMPGAKGRLYAYVDELAAWRQTGLTGKPSPEAPASAAPPDLPQARDRSKSHMILAMAACLTMAALGVFWVLRPRPNPNTCRLEGQALVVYDEQGVFAWRYILPSAPLQVDARRDPSFDSWLIADVDGDGRREVLLPFRSDPESAVDDELYLFSADGKLLWKRHFGKPVVRNGVSQKGPFTVRRLALVPIKGRKESRILVVANHRLHSPTLISLLDISGNTQREYWHAGHITCLMIETQKSDGRSAIYLGGIANGYRAADLTVLDPEKFSGASVESDPEERIVSDLPTVEKARLLFPRSSLNLATNPYNFTEKLMRVGDSLLVGTSENPAGSDKASNMYYFGPKLVLERVQAADMNRATFHKLHQQGIIPADLTEKEIASYRQIRMLTPWQD